The Candidatus Micrarchaeia archaeon DNA segment AATGCGCCCAGGCATTACACAAATAGAAGATAACATAAATCAGGATGAATTGATTTTAATTATTGAAGAAGTACAAAATAAACCTTTAGCTTTAGGAATTGCGCTTTTTAATTCAGAAGATATGAAGAATCAAACACAAGGAAAAGTAATAAAAACAATACATTATTTAAATGATAAAATTTGGGGGTTATAAAAACCTTTTTAAACATAAAATAATATAATAGGTATTATGGTAACTGGAAAGTTTGAAGAGAGAAAAATTAAAAGCTCAGAAATTGACAATAAACTTAGACAACTTGTTTTTTTATGTAGGACCTTGGAATTTAAAGATAAAATAGAAAAAGCTATTCAATTTAAAAAAATTGAAAATTTAAATATTACAAATGAGCAAATCGAAGAATTATTCACAATTTTATTTTCAACAAAAAGTAATAAAAATATTAATAATTTTTTTCCCCAAATAAATTATATTTCTAAAGAAGATATTTTTTTTGTTTTTAGAGTCTTATTAACAGTACCAAAGTATAATCATGAATTATGGGTTCAGTTATTTGAAAATAAAGAAAATGCAAAATTAAATTTAGATCCTGATTCAATTAAAATATATATGGATATTTTTATTCAAAGTGAATTATACAATAGTGATTTTATAAAAAAATGTGATATTTATATATAATTATTTTCTTAAGTAATACACAAGTATTAGTGTGATTACAATTGCTAATATACCTATGTGGCCATTTCCAGGTGCTAATCTTTCAAAAGCAAGATAAATAGCAAAAAAGAAAGTTAAAACAAAAGGGACAAATCCCAGCATTGTAAATCTATGAAATCTTTTTATGAATTTTTCAATATTTTTATAAGGAAATTCTAAATGGTGGTAGATAATAGGCATTATAAAAATTCCTAGAGAGATAATACTACAATACAGTGCTCCGATTAATAATTTGTTTTCTAATTCATTTAAGTTTTGTGCTGAAAAGGCAGTAGCTAATAAAAAACCAAAAAGTATTCCAATAACCCCAGTTAAAGTTCTGACTTCCCCTAGTATATCATTTAATTGTTTTCCTATATCATAAGTTTTATTGTTTTTCATGTTCTCATATTAAATACATAAGATATAAATTGTTTTGCTTTGTAAAAAGATATATGAAAAAAGGTCAAGTTAGTGTAGAATTAATGATAATAATAGGTATTATTCTAATTTTAATAATTCCTTCGATAGTTTTTGTATTTAATTTCATAAGGAATGAAGGAAATGATGATTTTGCTGTTTCACAAGCTGATGTTATTACTTCAAGAATTAAATATACAATAAATATGGTTGGTTCTACAGGAACTGGTTCTGCTCTTAAAACAGAAATAGAAATTCCTTATGGTTTTGAAGGAATATCTACAGAAGAAGACGAAATTATTTTAAAAATGTGGACTTCTCCAGGTTTGACTGATTTTGCTAAAGTTACTGATTATCAAATTATTTCCAATGGTTTAGATAAAATAAAAGCACCAGGAACATATATTTTAGAAATAAGTGCATTAAACGAAACATATGTGAATGTGACATTAATGTAAATATATAACATTTATAAACTATTACTAACACAATTATATTATGCCAACACAACAATGGTCTGTGAATTCAGGAAATTATGGAACGCATAAAATAAATTTTATATATGCAGTTTTTAGAGATAAATATAAGCCTTATGAATCAATGCCTTTTATTCCTGTAGAAAGATTTAACAAAGAGCATTTTGATCTTGCTTGTAAATTGTATAGAACTATTGATCCATATTTTATTTATACTCAAAATTCATTAGGTTTAGCTCTTTTATTTTTAGAGAGTAAATTTATATTTGATAAAAATATATCTGTAGAATACATTTTAGATATTTATGAATCTTTAAAAGTTCCTACTTATGATTTTATGGATGGTGTTATAATAGATTCAGGCCATGGGGGAAAAGATCCAGGTGCATGTTGGGATAATACACATACTGAACATATGGTTGTTTCAAAAATTGCTGGTTTATTAGAAGAAGAAATATTTTTAGATGCATCAACAAATTTTATACCTTTAAATTCATTAAAAATTATGTATCCTAATGGTGTTCCTTCAGATGTTAAACCCTCTTTATCAAAAAGAGTAATAACTCCTTATCAATATGCAAAAGATTTAGGTTTAACAACAGAATTTTTTGTATCTTTACATTGTAATGCAGCAGAATCAAAAATAGCAAGAGGACTTTCGATTCATTATAGAGTTGATTATCCAAATAAAATGCAAAATAAAGATTATGCTCAGATTATGTATGATGAAATTATTAAACAAGTTCCTGAGTTAAAAGGGAATAGAACAAAACCATTAGTTGATGAAGGAACAAGATTGGCTGTATTAAATACTGCTTTTACATATAATATTCCAGCTGTTTTAGTTGAAAATGGGTTTATATCAAATGAAGAAGATAAAAATTTATTATTTAATACTGAAATTAGAAAAAAAATAACAAAAGGAATTTATGAAGCACTAAAACAAATACTTCTTAAAATAAATTCTTAAAACTTAACTTCTTATCCATTAACATTAGATTCGTCATCAAAATTTAATTCTGTTCCAATATTTATTTCACCAGTTTCAAATGGGTCTTCTTCATTGTCTTCTTGTGTTTTTTCTTGTTGTGTTTCTTCTGTTTCTATTTTTAGAGGTTTTTTTGTTTCTGGTGTTTCTTCTGGTTCTTCTGTTTTTTCTTTTGGTTCTTCTTCTGGTTCTCTTTTAATTTCTGGTTTTTCAGATCTATTATTAATCCAGTTTTCTATATCTAATATCATTAAATCAAACAAATTCATAATTTTTTCTCCTAATGATTTCTTTTCTTCTGGTTCTTCTATTTTTGGTTCTTCTGTTTTTTCTTCTGTTTCTTCAATTGGTGTTTCTTCTTTTATATTTTCAACTGGTTTTTCTTCTTTTTTATTTTTTCTTGTTGCTTTTTTCTTTTTTTGTTTTTTTGGTTTTTTTTCCTTTGTTTTTTCAATTATTTGTTCTTCTTCTAGTTCTTCTCTTTTTTCTTCTGATTCTTCTTTTTTCTTTATTTTTTCTATTTCTTTTTCTATTTTTTCAATCAATTTTAAAGCTTTTTTATATTTTCTTTTTGTTAAATATGTTGCAGTATTAAACATTGGATTTTGTTCTCTTCCAGATAAACTATTTACAGCATTTCTCCATCCTCTTCTTTTATCTAATTTTTTATAAATTTTAGAAATACCCCATACTGAAGTTCCAGCTATTAGTAAAGAACTACCTACTCCGATTAAAGTTTTTAATATACTACCAGGATAATAATTAAGTGCATTCATAATAACCGAAGAATACGACCAAGTGATAAATGTTACTCCTACAAAAACTCCAACTTTTGTAATTCCCCTACCAATTCTAAATAATATCATTGGTTTTTTTTCTTCATGAGAAAATTCTTTTATAGACTCAATAGCAGATATATTTTGTAAATATAAATTTTTGTTTTTATCATATGTTTCTCCAAGATTATATTTTAAACCTGCTTTTTGTAAGACTTTTTCTTTTTTAAGGCCTTTTCTAATTTCTTTTCCATAACCGGTTAAACCAGTTAAATATCCTTTTTCAGCGAATTCTTTATATTCTTCTAATTTTCTTTGAGCACTTTCTAAGTCTATTTTTACATTAGTTAATTTAAGTGCTCTTCTTAATTCTTTAATTTCTGTTATTCTTTGATCATCTGTTTTTCTTAAATATTTTTTTCTTAAACCATATCCCATCTTCTCACCCCAAAATATGTTATCTTTTATGGTTTTTTAGGTTTAAAAACCTTTTGGTATGTTTTTTATAGTTTATTATTATAAAAATTAATGGTGATATAATGAAAAAAATTATTTGTTTGGTTTTTTTAATATTATCTTTAGCTGTTTTTGCAGATTGCATAGAAATAACTGAAGATTTAGATTTAGATGAGGATAATGAATCCTGTTTTATAATAACTGAAGATGATATTATTTTTGATTGTGGAGGAAATACAATTTGTGAAGATAGTGGAGACACGTGTATAACAATAGATGCAGAAGGAGTAAAAGTAAATGATTGTATAATAGAAGGAGATAGTGATGAAACAGCAATTGAAATAAAAGGAGATGAAGCAGAAATAACTGAATGTGTAATTGATAATTCTGAAACAGGAATTTATATATCGGATATATCTAGTTGCAGTGTTGAAAATATAGAAATTTCTAACTCTGAAACTGGTATGTATATAAAAGATTCAGATGAAATTGAAATAGAAAATATTGAGATGACAGATGTTGAAACTGGTTTAAGTATAAGTTCTTCTCCAGATGTTTCTTTAAAAGATATTTCAGTTGAAACTGATGAATATTTAGCATATTATTTAAGATTTAAAGTAGAAGATGAAGATGAAGATCCAATAGAAGAAGCTGAAGTTACTTTAGAAGCATCAGAAGGTTCTGATCCATTTAGTGGTGATGAAACAGATGAAAATGGATATACTGAATGGCAGGAAGTTCATGTTGTGGAATATGAAGATGATAATGAAATAGAAGTCACCTTTATATTAACTGTTGAATTTGATGATGCAGAATATGAAGATGAAGATTTTGAAGTTTCAGAAACTGAAACAGTAACTATAGAATTAGATACAGATGTAGAAGCTCAAGAAGATGAAGATGAATTAGCACAATTAAATGAAGCATGTACAGGCAATACAGATTGTGCTTCTGGATACTGTTGTTTACAAGGAGATAAAAGATTTACATGTCAATCAGGACCTGCATTTTGTTTAGCATATGAATGTACTGAAAATGATGATTGCGATGATGATGAGAAATGTGAAAATCATGATTGCAAAGCAATAACAGGAACTTGTGGTTATGCAGATGATCATAAATGGATAAATTATGAATGCTGTGAAAATAAAGATTGCGAAGACGATGAAAAATGTGAAAGCCATGAATGTGTTGAGATAAATTGTGATTGTGGTGAAATAAAAGATCATAAGTGTGAAGCAGAATGCTGTGATAATAATGAATGTCCCAAAGGATATAAATGTATAAATATGATTTGTTTATCTGGAGATGCATGTACTTTAGATTCTGAATGTAAAAATACAGAAAAATGTGTTAATAATTTTTGTGAGGAAATAACAGGCAGTTGCGGTTATGCATTTGAACATAGATGGATTTCTTTTGAATGCTGTATGGATTCAGAATGCTCAGATGGAACAACTTGTGTAAATAATGTTTGTAAAAAATCAACACAAGAAACAAATGGAGGAATATGTGCAACTGGATTTATTATTCTTGGCACAATTTTCCTTGGGTTTTATATAAAAAGAGATTAATCAACATTAATATCTTTTGTTCCTTGTTTTTTTCTTTTTAAAATTCTTTCTACTTCTCTTGTTTCTTCTTTATAACAAGTTTCACAAAAACTATGTGTATATCCATACATATCTACATCTTTTTGAGTTTTTTCGTGAATTAATGTCTTTTTACAAATTTCACATTTTTCCCCTTCAAATCCTAAGACCATAAAAATCTCCTCCAAGTCGCTTTCAAAATAATACGATAGAAAAATATTTAAAATAAGATGTAAAAAATAAAAAAAAAGAAAGAGGGAACTTATTTAAGCATTTTTCATTTTTGCTTCTCTTACATATCCGTCTCCGTCTACATAATACATATATCCTTTCTTCTTTTCTATTTGTTCTTTTCCTACTTTACCTTTTTTACCTTTTTTATTATGTTTCATTGGAGCTCTCCAAACATAACCATCTTTACCTACATAGTAAAGATATCCATTTTCTCTTACAATTTGTTCTTTTCCTACTCTTTTTCCCATCAAAATCA contains these protein-coding regions:
- a CDS encoding DUF6328 family protein, which gives rise to MKNNKTYDIGKQLNDILGEVRTLTGVIGILFGFLLATAFSAQNLNELENKLLIGALYCSIISLGIFIMPIIYHHLEFPYKNIEKFIKRFHRFTMLGFVPFVLTFFFAIYLAFERLAPGNGHIGILAIVITLILVYYLRK
- a CDS encoding right-handed parallel beta-helix repeat-containing protein encodes the protein MKKIICLVFLILSLAVFADCIEITEDLDLDEDNESCFIITEDDIIFDCGGNTICEDSGDTCITIDAEGVKVNDCIIEGDSDETAIEIKGDEAEITECVIDNSETGIYISDISSCSVENIEISNSETGMYIKDSDEIEIENIEMTDVETGLSISSSPDVSLKDISVETDEYLAYYLRFKVEDEDEDPIEEAEVTLEASEGSDPFSGDETDENGYTEWQEVHVVEYEDDNEIEVTFILTVEFDDAEYEDEDFEVSETETVTIELDTDVEAQEDEDELAQLNEACTGNTDCASGYCCLQGDKRFTCQSGPAFCLAYECTENDDCDDDEKCENHDCKAITGTCGYADDHKWINYECCENKDCEDDEKCESHECVEINCDCGEIKDHKCEAECCDNNECPKGYKCINMICLSGDACTLDSECKNTEKCVNNFCEEITGSCGYAFEHRWISFECCMDSECSDGTTCVNNVCKKSTQETNGGICATGFIILGTIFLGFYIKRD
- a CDS encoding N-acetylmuramoyl-L-alanine amidase produces the protein MPTQQWSVNSGNYGTHKINFIYAVFRDKYKPYESMPFIPVERFNKEHFDLACKLYRTIDPYFIYTQNSLGLALLFLESKFIFDKNISVEYILDIYESLKVPTYDFMDGVIIDSGHGGKDPGACWDNTHTEHMVVSKIAGLLEEEIFLDASTNFIPLNSLKIMYPNGVPSDVKPSLSKRVITPYQYAKDLGLTTEFFVSLHCNAAESKIARGLSIHYRVDYPNKMQNKDYAQIMYDEIIKQVPELKGNRTKPLVDEGTRLAVLNTAFTYNIPAVLVENGFISNEEDKNLLFNTEIRKKITKGIYEALKQILLKINS
- a CDS encoding PUA domain-containing protein, producing the protein MRPGITQIEDNINQDELILIIEEVQNKPLALGIALFNSEDMKNQTQGKVIKTIHYLNDKIWGL
- a CDS encoding class III signal peptide-containing protein, giving the protein MKKGQVSVELMIIIGIILILIIPSIVFVFNFIRNEGNDDFAVSQADVITSRIKYTINMVGSTGTGSALKTEIEIPYGFEGISTEEDEIILKMWTSPGLTDFAKVTDYQIISNGLDKIKAPGTYILEISALNETYVNVTLM